One Arachis hypogaea cultivar Tifrunner chromosome 18, arahy.Tifrunner.gnm2.J5K5, whole genome shotgun sequence genomic window, TGAGAATATCAAGCAGCTGGGATCTCACCTCTCTGGCCTTTCTTAGACCTTTAACATGCAAAAAATGATCATTACACCAGTCACCTCTGTAATCATGCTGTTTCCATTGCTGATAGACATTGTACAGGGTTAAGTGATCAGATTCTGGCACAAAAAATCTTTCGCGTGCAGCATCACTCTCCTCTACTCGGTCCTTGGGTCTAAAGAAAACTGACGGTACTGAAAGCATGGAAACAATTGTCAGAACCTCCTCAAGGCACCCCAGCTGTTCACCCATCAAAAGCATCTTAGCAAGTGGAGGGTCCAGTGGAAACTCAACCATTTTCCAGCCAAGATCTGTTAAGGCACCCACATTGTTAAGGGCACCCAATACCCACAACTGGTACATAGAATTGAGAATATTATCTTGCGGAGGTGGATCCATGAAATCAAAATCAAGTAAATTCTCAACTTTAAGAGATTTCAGCAACAAGACCACATTGCCGAGGTTAGTCCTTTGAATCTCAGGGACAGGACTGGGCAACATTTCATTTAGGTAAGCACTCTCTGTGTACAGTCGATAACATGTACCAGGCCCAGTTCTACCAGCTCGACCAGCACGCTGATCAGCAGCAGCACGGCTGACGGGGAAGACTTGGAGAGCGTCCATACCCATCCTTGGGTTATACACCTTCATTTTACCATAACCTGTGTCTATGACATAGAAGATACCGTCCACAGTCAATGATGTCTCAGCGATGTTAGTGGCAACGATGCATTTTCGGGCTCCATCTTCAGCTCTCTGGAATATCTTAGCCTGCAAATCAGCAGGAAGCTGAGAGTATATAGGTAGAATCAAGAGTTTAGGGACTGCTTTCTTTGAAGAAGAGACCATCTGCTCCATTCTTTCTGCAAGGGCGTAGCAAGCCGCCTCAATCTCATCTTGGCCAGTCATGAAGATAAGAATGTCACCTGGAGGACTAGTAATGTGAATCGTCATGGCCTGCTTCACTGCACCTTCAACATAATCTTCAACTGGAGTTTTACTCCATAATGTAGTCACAGGAAATGTTCTCCCAGGAATATTATAAATTGGCACACTGCAAGAATGCCCTAATTAGATCGTGAACCAACCAAAATGTGGAAAACGAGATATTCGACAAGATTGAGGAGCTGAAACTCACCTTCCAAAGAAATGTGAAAATTTCTGTGCATTCAGAGTTGCTGATGTGACAATCAACTTAAAATCACGACGTCGAGCTACAACTTTCTTCAATATTCCAAAAAGAACATCCGTGTTTAATGATCTTTCATGGGCTTCATCCATGACAATAACCCTGCAATAGTTTCAGATACAAACGTTATTTTTTTTTGCAGAAACATCATAAATGTCATTGTTGAGGGTGaattttctcaatattttcataCCGATACTTGTCTAGATCAGAGTCTTTGAGTGTTTCTCGTAGAAGAACCCCATCTGTCATGTACTGAAAAATTCAACCATTTAAGTTTAGAGCACATAGCAACAAAAGTTAATAATGTGTCCACATAACTAATGCATATGTTAGACTTGTGTATGCTCAAAGGATAAATACAATGAAAAGAAACCACGCTCAATAGCAAAATAGTTCCAGTGTTATAAAATAAGTGTTTACCTTTATAATGGTATTTGGCCCAGTCACATCCTCAAACCGTATAGCATAGCCAACCTTCTCACCCAGCTCTGTCTCCATCTCCTCACTGACTCTCTTGGCCACACTCATAGCTGCCACACGCCTGGGTTGGGTGCAACCTACTATACCTTTTATAGTGTAGCCATCCTCATGCAGATACTGTTCAAAAAACTCAAATGTCAAATTTCTGTCTTGATTGGACAAACATGATCAtgtaaataattgaaaagaaaagaaaaaggacaaTGCACCTGTGTCAATTGGGTTGTCTTTCCTGAGCCAGTTTCTCCAACCACTACGACGATCTGATTTTCTCGAATTACCTACACAAGTGTATATCAACAAATTATTGCAACATATATGAACCACTGGCTCTATTTGCTTCTCACTTTCTTCACAAGTGAGAGGGCAAAACATTTTTTCTCTTAGCTGATTATGAGATACACATACAATAAAGAAAAAACCAACCTGTAATAGGTCATCTCGCACTGAAAAAATGGGCAGATATTGCCTTTGCTCTGCAATACTCTTTGACTTGGCAAAATCACTCACAGCCTCTTCCTTTTTCAAATGCTGTGAAAACTTAGCTTCTTCCTTAAAATCTATTTCACCCTGTTCACCCACTGTAGCAGTGTCTGCATCAATCTGCATTTGAAAGGATTTTTAAAAAGGATAAGTCTTTATACACCAGTAAGAGAAAGCAAAGATCACAACTGTTCCAGAAGAATACCTGTTCTGCTGTCTTTTCAACACCTAAGATATCGCCAAGTTTTGAGCCTGCAAGCTCCCAAAAACGTTGGCGAGACTTATTTGAACTCTGTTTCTCACGTATTTCTCTGACCAGAGTAGATCCTTTACGAGAAATTATAGCCATGTCAGATGTTGGATCTTTTATTGGCATAATTGGCTCTGCCTGCTTAGTAAAAACAACTCTGCCATCAAGGAATGGAGGTTTTGTATCTGCGAATGTTGGTAAAAAATAATCAGTTTAAAGAGGTGAATGCCATACAAACTGCATAAAACATCAATTAGCCAGATGAAGATTTACCATGCACCAGAAGAATAACTTTGCGTTCTTCCTCATCATCAAACTCAGTCTGAACCTCTGTACCTCTAACGGCTCCTGATCTCAGCAGTTGTCTGTCCTCCCATTGAGCATTATCAGCTGTGAGCTGAGACAACTTCTTGCTCTGAGCAAGGGACATCTTGGTCCCATCTCTTCTAGTCTGTTATTTGTTAACAATAACTGATTACTTTAACAAGATAACTAAATGCAAGTTGCTAAAAACCATGCACAATCCATGCTGCATATATAAGATATATAACACGGTGTATAGAACATCTTCATATGTGACATTTCAGTTTTAATATGTATCAGTTCTACTTATGACAAGGAACTATCTTTAATTTATCCAAGAAAAATTTGCAAGTAACAAGAAGCTTTGTATGTATAACAGTTTGCAGCAAATATTAGTTTACATATAATTAGAATTCTTAATGTTTAGTTATTTACCAGTCTTTTGGCAAGCTCAGCCTCTTTTTTTTGAAAGGTAGCCTCATCTCCAAGAAAAAGTGATGAGTTATCTCCTCCATCGAACATTGTGCTACCTTCCTCTCTATCATACCTACACAAAGATAAATCTTAATCAGATTGATGTATTATACATCAAAAAGTGAAAGTTTGAAAATTACACAATATATGTTACGGCTTAAAAGGTCATCTATAACTTCAACCCTATCACATGTCAAACTTGTATGATGAGTCAAAATCTCAAATTTTGGATCTCTTCAAAGAACTAAAATTTTAACCTAAATTTGACCGAGCACGTATTATAGAAGATGAGCATAGAAAAGGAACCAAATTATTTTCCAAGAACTTAACACCACACATGTCAAATACAAGGATTTAACACATCATCAAAATGGATACTTCTCAAAATGAAGTTTAATTAGCATAATTACCATGCCCGGTCAGCATCATATTCCATCTCTGCGCGCATGCTTTCAGTAATCTCATACTTGTGTTCTTCGCCAAACTCGGACTTATCAGTCACTTCATCCTGGACACATGACAAGATGTACATGCATATTATTAGAAACGACCATAATGAAACCATGGAATCTTTCTAGACATTTTGTTAGTGATCAGCTTAAAATCATCTATTTAAAGCATCTCAGATCAATTATCAACTAAACAAGGGCAAAACAGATATTATTAAGCACAAGATATACCTCATACGAACTTGAAGCTCCCGAAGAAAAAGTAAGTTGATGGGACCTTCCACTATGTCTAGAAGTAGAAGATTTGACTGAAGATCCAGAAGCACGTATTGGAACAGGAGATGGAGACACATGGTCCCATGGAGAAGAAGAATAAGGAGTATTGCCTCCTGACCATGGAGAAACCAATCGTGTATCAGGTGAGGCACCAAGAAACATAGGGGATGGTGAAGGTTGATGATGTCTAGAACTAGAGACACTGTCCCTTCGAGGAGTATCTTCCCATTCCCATTGCCCATCATCCCAGTCAGACCTGCCTGCAAATAAAACACTGGTAACTCAGaagtaataatgatgatgataatgatgataataCTAAGACACAGATTTTACAAATGTGTTGGGGATTACTTGCATATTATACTCTGGAaatgatattttcttaaatttctGTTCGGTATAacgatacaaaattaaaaatgcaGAAAGTTTTCTAGCATTTCAAATTTGGATTAATTTACTGCATATCTGGCTCCAGTAATTGGATTAATACGGGAAATTACAAGAAGCAGAATAATAGCAATAACATACCAGGTGTTCTCCTGGAACCCTCATATCTGCTTCGCTTTCTACCATATTCATGGTCATACCTACTACGGGAATCCCTTTCTGAATAAGGCTCCTTACTTCTACCGCGCTCATGGTCATATCTACTACGTGAATCCCTCTCAGAATAATGCTCCCTATTCCTGTTGTATTCATGGCCATACCTACTACGTGAATCCCTCTCAAAATAAGGCTCCTTACTTTCAAAATTGTCTACATGTTGCACTCTTCTGCTACCACTTCTTGACTCATCTCTGTGATGCCTCCTCTCATTCCTATAATTCTCCCTTTCATATCCAGAAGGTGAAGCAGGGACCTTCAAAGTTGAAATATCATAATGAGACATGCAGCAAAActtcaaaatattaaattttaattgaacAAGAATTGCAAACTGATGAAAGCAACAGTAAGAAGTGATATAATATTGAGCAGTGAAAATGTAGGAACACTTATTTTGGACAGAAAAATATTGTATTGATTATTTATTGCAGAGATTATCAAAAGCAATTATTGGCATATTCAATAATGACTCAAAATATTCTTCATGTCCTTCATAAAACAAATATACACTGTCAGTTTCATAAAAAATATCCTAGGCACTAGGACAACATCATGACAAACTAAATATTTCTCCTAAAAGAGCAAAAGGAATACGGCCATGAAATATGAAAGCAAAAACCCAGAGAAAGAGAGAATAATCTTACATCTGAACCCCGATGCTCCTTTGAACGAGTCCCATGTGAATCAGCATCATGATCTTCAGTCACAGAACTTTCTGCATGTGCAAAGCCAGAGAACCATCTGAGATAATTGTTTTTATGCATACTAACAACCCATACACATTCATATTTTATCTAAAGACAGCTTGAAATAATCATTTTGCATAGATTAAAcatgttgagtttgaaaatttTCCTTTATAATAACTGAATTAGCCCTTGTAAGTACAACAACGCTTTTCACATTTTCCCTTTGCATTTCCAAAAAGCTTTATAAGGACCATTTTATCTATATCTCCCCCTTCAATAACTCCCATACtgaccccccccccccttttcttttttttttttcaatattaagCAAGACACAAAATCCCCTAAATAGTAGCAACTATCTTAATGAGTGTCAAGTGTGACACCTTCATAAACCCTCAATGAGTACCCATTACTAAAATAAAAGGTCCATCTTACTGCTACCAAAAGCATTCATTTGCATCAAATATGAATATAAGAACAAAACTTCCAAACACATGCCATGCGTTTGCAACTTCAAACGCGGCACCATTAACACAACACAATAACATGAAATTCCAATATTAGTATGAGTTTTGAACAATATCTTTTTTCCTACACATTGATCTTTCACAACTGAAAAAACCTACCAATAAATCCAAACGATAGCAAGACGAAGAgatattgatttaaaaaaattataacctgCTTGTGATGATTCATTGGTTGATTTCCGGTATCTCGTATTAGCTCGTCTGTCTTTACTAGCAGTTCCACCTAGCCCGCTTTCATCCTCAATGACAGTAGACTCAGATTTATCTTCATCCTCTGCAGATGCTGCAATGGAAATGGTCCTTGCTTTCGGGACCTTGAACACTCCATCATTTTGAGATCCTTCACGTTTTGCAATTGCAAGGGCATCTAGTCCTATTGAAACCATTCATTAATACCAAACAATTAATCTATGCTCAATGGAACTAAATCAGAAACACACCTAATTCAAAATGCATAAGAAACTACAATACCTAAACGAGATTTTCTTTCTTGAGGCACGTACACCACTCTGTCCTTGCCGGGAACATAAAGTCCACCACCAGTGGACTTCTCCGGTTCCATGGTCTCCGTGGTCTTATCAATGTCAACAACTCCATTTTTCTACTCATAAACAATAACGaataaattagaaacaaaaatccCGATCCATTTAGCTTGAAAAACGGAAATAACCATGAATATGATACTAACCTCCATGATGCAAGTTGGATTTGGATAAGGAGCAGCTCCAAGCtcaattatgaattaaaaaaatcccTAATTGTGAAGTTCAGAGCAATTTAGGGGAAAATACGAAAGTGAGCTTCGATATTAAAAAATTAGGGGGACGCTGGGGATCAGTACGTTGGAATCGGAGAGAGAGACTTGAAGGACGACGCCGTTTTGCTTCAACTGATCAACTGGACCTCGCGACCAAGGTGGCGGCACGCAGCCCTTTCTAACTTTCTGATTGTTTTCCGACCGACTTATGGAGGAGAAGGTTCATATCAGGTTTACTCCccaaaataagaaaaagtatattactaatattttaaggGTTGCTTAGAGCTTTTGGCTGAGCTTAAaagaaaaaatctttttttgagttatttttttttaaaaaattttattgaaagtaaaagtaattttatctttttatttattaattatgtttaggtataacgatataaaagtatttttttatttattacatgaaaaatatctttttttaagagaaaaaaatctttaaaaaaagatataaattacaacttctcaaaaaagatatttttttatttttttagtacttttacttttactatagaaatttgtcaaacacactaaaaaataaaaaaaaatctttttttatcaaattaatagCACCTAAACAAACACTTAAGATGTGTTTAggtaaatttctaaaaaaaaattttgtttgagttatgtttttttaaaagattttatgaaaaaataaaaataattttatgtttgaatattttatataaaaatatttttttatttattaatataaatttatttttttatttatttattatataaaaaaatatttttttaagaaaattttttttaaaaaaaatataaattacaatttttttttaaaaatattcttttatctttttaatatttttatttttattactaaaaatttttaaacacactaaaaataaaaaaaaatattaaaaaatattttttattaaaataatagtgTCCAAACAACTATTAAAAATTACTTagcaaaatttaaaatgatagaattgaattcaattttattgattgaaattattattttgatgaacCGAGTTTCTTTATGGCACTTTTATCCTTCATAAcactataaaataatttaaacctaattaattaattatccattattatttatcataataattaatttaagcaGAATATTAACTCTGCTCCTTGAAATATAATTAGACAAGTTGctcaatttaaaaactaaaagacTAGTTTAATCGtcatataaaaatcaaaatatcaatTTAAGGATAAACTCAAAAAATTTACCCAAATTGTTTGTTTActgataatttttaaattttattattaataaaaatattattaaattatttaaaaatatgaaaaattgtaCATCTAAATTGAGAcattttacattaataaaaaataaagatataacAAATTAAGTTTTTTATGCGATAAGTGAGTTACATTAcactttttttattaacaaatcatatttttaattacaGTTAAACATTTTcggtataattttaaattatttaaaaatatttttatcaataacaaaatttaaaatatttttatcagcCTCAAAATAATTGAATGTATTTTCAACTGTTCACACTCAATTTAATTATCTAATAAAGTTAAGAATATCATATTTAGAACTTCATTCTTCATTACAACTATCaaaatttgactattaactcaaatATATAACCATAAACGAAGTATTATATAGTATACACTAAAATACACAAGATATATTCTCATATTATCCACTACAGCCAATCTGAGTCTAGTACTCTAGTATGTAAATCTGAACTACATATTGCCGTGCTTGCGGCAATTTAAACACACAAGCATTTGCTCTGGTTAGTTAAAGTACCATGTAGATCCTCATCCAATATACATACATAACATAACCGCAAAAGCAATTATAAAACTtattatagctcaaatgacatagtatCTGCATTCTCTATTAAGAAGTTGCGGGTTCGAACttcctatctttagtaaaaaaaaaaaattataaaacttatTATCAAGTAAAAATCAGTACACTATTCATAAAGTTCCATTAGTGATGTGCTGGGTGGAGAGTGCAGCAGCTGCTAAGAACTCATCCATGGCCCTAAGagaagaaccatcatctttctttgCATCCCTAATCAAATCTCTGATCTCAAGAGCTTTCTTCCTCATCCCAATGCCTTTCTCACTCTCATCCATAACCAACTGAATCTTCGCCATCAAATCCTCCCACTTAACCTCACACTTCTTCCCTCTCGCAACCTCAACGCAAACCCCAACCTCTTCCTCTAAAAGCTTGCAGTTAAAAAACTGCTCCGCCGCCATTGGCCACCCTAAAATCGGAACCCCCTCACTCAGCGATTCCATCACCGAGTTCCATCCGCAGTGGCTCAAAAATGCCGACACTGCCGAGTGCGACAGAATCTCCACCTGCGGCGCCCAATCGTGAACGATCAGCCCTCTTCCACTTTCTAGAACCTTCTCCGTGAACCCTTCCGGCAACCACTCCTCCGCCCTGAACTCCGAGTTTATGTCGAAGCCAATCGGAGGCCTCACCACCCACACGAAACTCTTCCCGCAACGCTCCAATGCCGTTCCAAGTTGCATCATCTGCGATGCAGAGATCGTGTTCATGGATCCGAAGCAAACAAACAGAACGGAATTCGAGGGTTTCTTGTTGAGCCACTCTCTGCACAGCTCCGGGTTGATGCCGCCCCCT contains:
- the LOC112773296 gene encoding pre-mRNA-splicing factor ATP-dependent RNA helicase DEAH7 — encoded protein: MEKNGVVDIDKTTETMEPEKSTGGGLYVPGKDRVVYVPQERKSRLGLDALAIAKREGSQNDGVFKVPKARTISIAASAEDEDKSESTVIEDESGLGGTASKDRRANTRYRKSTNESSQAESSVTEDHDADSHGTRSKEHRGSDVPASPSGYERENYRNERRHHRDESRSGSRRVQHVDNFESKEPYFERDSRSRYGHEYNRNREHYSERDSRSRYDHERGRSKEPYSERDSRSRYDHEYGRKRSRYEGSRRTPGRSDWDDGQWEWEDTPRRDSVSSSRHHQPSPSPMFLGASPDTRLVSPWSGGNTPYSSSPWDHVSPSPVPIRASGSSVKSSTSRHSGRSHQLTFSSGASSSYEDEVTDKSEFGEEHKYEITESMRAEMEYDADRAWYDREEGSTMFDGGDNSSLFLGDEATFQKKEAELAKRLTRRDGTKMSLAQSKKLSQLTADNAQWEDRQLLRSGAVRGTEVQTEFDDEEERKVILLVHDTKPPFLDGRVVFTKQAEPIMPIKDPTSDMAIISRKGSTLVREIREKQSSNKSRQRFWELAGSKLGDILGVEKTAEQIDADTATVGEQGEIDFKEEAKFSQHLKKEEAVSDFAKSKSIAEQRQYLPIFSVRDDLLQVIRENQIVVVVGETGSGKTTQLTQYLHEDGYTIKGIVGCTQPRRVAAMSVAKRVSEEMETELGEKVGYAIRFEDVTGPNTIIKYMTDGVLLRETLKDSDLDKYRVIVMDEAHERSLNTDVLFGILKKVVARRRDFKLIVTSATLNAQKFSHFFGSVPIYNIPGRTFPVTTLWSKTPVEDYVEGAVKQAMTIHITSPPGDILIFMTGQDEIEAACYALAERMEQMVSSSKKAVPKLLILPIYSQLPADLQAKIFQRAEDGARKCIVATNIAETSLTVDGIFYVIDTGYGKMKVYNPRMGMDALQVFPVSRAAADQRAGRAGRTGPGTCYRLYTESAYLNEMLPSPVPEIQRTNLGNVVLLLKSLKVENLLDFDFMDPPPQDNILNSMYQLWVLGALNNVGALTDLGWKMVEFPLDPPLAKMLLMGEQLGCLEEVLTIVSMLSVPSVFFRPKDRVEESDAARERFFVPESDHLTLYNVYQQWKQHDYRGDWCNDHFLHVKGLRKAREVRSQLLDILKTLKISLTTCWPDTDIVRKAICSAYFHNAARLKGVGEYVNCRTGMPCHLHPSSALYGMGATPEYVVYHELILTTKEYMQCATAVEPQWLAELGPMFFSVKESDTSLLEHKKKQKQEKTAMEEEMENLKKMQAEIERKQKQEEKEKLAKQQQQVSMPGLKKGSSTYLRPKKLGL